Proteins from a single region of Syngnathus scovelli strain Florida chromosome 7, RoL_Ssco_1.2, whole genome shotgun sequence:
- the LOC125972608 gene encoding nucleotidyltransferase MB21D2 encodes MAAPALSSRAGSAGSLGNSPTMAATGRLPHGSSGVGPELDFRSAARIEDLNRLIQEFSKHDQREYDDQRALEIHTAKDFIFSMLGMVQKLDQKLPVANEYLLLSGGVREGVVDMDPDELSVYARGADYDMDFTLLVPALKLHDRNQPVTLDMRHSALGHSWLSLRLFDEGTISKWKDCCTVVEHISGAANYFFSPTLVADWFYQAVSLVLLEVQKKPQRGVPRVEKVERNGTVVSVILGVGSSRMLYDVVPVVSFKGWPAVAQSWLMENHFWDGKITEEEVISGFYLVPACSHKGRRENEWRLSFARSEVQLKKCISPGLMQAYQACKAIIVKLLSRPKAVSPYHLRSVMLWACDRLPANYLAQDDFSAHFLLGLIDDLQHCLVNKTCPNYFIPQCNMLEHLSDDTAVLHARKLSSVRSDPAEHLRTTIEHAKAANRLTVELQWRGSTGNLPSPQSDAGGENQPDDRLAKKLQQLVTENPGKSISVFINPDDVTRPHFRIDDKFF; translated from the exons ATGGCCGCCCCCGCTCTCTCCAGTCGCGCCGGCTCTGCGGGAAGCCTCGGGAACAGCCCAACCATGGCCGCCACCGGCAGGCTGCCCCACGGCAGCAGCGGTGTCGGCcccgagttggacttcaggtcgGCGGCCCGCATAGAGGACTTAAACAGGCTCATCCAGGAGTTCAGCAAACACGACCAGCGCGAGTACGACGATCAGCGGGCCCTGGAGATACACACGGCTAAGGATTTCATCTTCTCCATGCTAG GAATGGTCCAAAAACTGGACCAGAAGCTGCCTGTGGCCAACGAGTACCTGCTGCTGTCGGGTGGCGTCCGCGAAGGCGTGGTGGACATGGATCCGGATGAGCTGAGTGTGTATGCGCGTGGTGCCGACTACGACATGGACTTTACGCTGCTGGTCCCGGCGCTTAAGCTGCACGACCGGAACCAACCGGTCACGCTGGACATGAGGCACTCAGCGCTGGGACACTCCTGGCTCAGCCTGCGACTATTTGACGAGGGCACCATTAGCAAGTGGAAGGACTGCTGCACGGTGGTGGAGCACATCAGCGGAGCAGCAAACTACTTCTTCTCGCCCACCTTGGTGGCCGACTGGTTCTACCAGGCTGTCTCGCTGGTGCTTCTGGAG GTACAGAAGAAGCCGCAGAGGGGCGTACCCCGAGTGGAGAAGGTGGAGCGCAACGGCACGGTGGTGTCGGTCATCCTCGGCGTGGGCAGTAGCCGCATGCTCTACGACGTCGTGCCCGTGGTGTCTTTCAAGGGCTGGCCGGCCGTGGCCCAAAGCTGGCTGATGGAGAACCACTTTTGGGACGGCAAGATCACAGAGGAGGAGGTGATCAGCGGCTTCTACCTGGTGCCCGCCTGCTCGCACAAGGGCCGGCGGGAGAACGAGTGGCGGCTGTCGTTCGCCCGCAGCGAGGTGCAGCTGAAGAAGTGCATCTCGCCCGGCCTCATGCAGGCGTACCAGGCGTGCAAGGCCATCATCGTCAAGCTGCTGTCACGTCCCAAGGCGGTGAGCCCCTACCACTTGCGCAGCGTCATGCTGTGGGCCTGCGACCGACTGCCCGCCAACTACCTGGCGCAGGACGACTTCTCCGCCCACTTCCTGCTGGGTCTGATCGACGACCTGCAGCACTGCTTGGTCAACAAGACCTGCCCCAACTACTTCATCCCGCAGTGCAACATGCTGGAGCACCTGTCGGACGACACGGCCGTTCTGCACGCCCGCAAGCTCTCGTCGGTGCGCTCCGACCCGGCCGAACACCTGCGCACCACCATCGAGCACGCCAAGGCCGCCAACAGGCTGACGGTGGAGCTGCAGTGGCGCGGCAGCACCGGCAACCTGCCGTCGCCGCAGTCAGACGCGGGCGGTGAGAACCAGCCCGACGACCGCCTGGCCAAGAAGCTTCAGCAACTGGTCACGGAGAACCCCGGGAAGTCCATCTCGGTCTTCATCAACCCGGATGATGTCACGCGGCCGCACTTCCGCATCGATGATAAGTTcttctaa
- the eml2 gene encoding echinoderm microtubule-associated protein-like 2 isoform X2 — MKKSSSKSKECAYNAEDGYVRMFLRGRPVTMHVPDQLRESYSLDHKVALPDHKLKLEWVYGYRGRDCRSNLYLLPTGEIVYFNASVVVLYNTDEQQQRHYLGHNDDVKCLSVHPDMVTIATGQVAGNTKDGKLLAPHVRVWDSVSLNTLHVLGVGVFDRAVTCVSFSKSNGGSFLCAVDDANDHILSVWNWQKEKQLADVKCSNDSVLAAIFHPMDANLIVTCGKSHINFWSLEGNTLAKKQGLFEKHEKPKYVLCVAFAENGDAITGDSSGNIYVWAKGGNRISQVLPGAHEGGIFSICVLKDGTMVSGGGKDRKVALWDRDYRKQADMEVGDPFGPVRAITEGKGGELFIGTTKNAILKAAFPDTLTPIVQGHTDELWGLAVHSNLDQFATCCQDKQVHLWDTNSHQPIWTKSIEDPARCACFHPNGEVLAVGTMTGRWLVLDTDTRDLVSMHTDGNEIISNVKYSPDGNFLAVSSHDNFVYIYAVTENGRKYNRTGKCTGHSSFVTHVDWSSDSHYLVTNSGDYEILFWEAPSGKHVTNMDTVRNLTWATSTCTLSFNTFGIWPDGADGTDINGVCRSHDDSLLASADDFGKVHLLSFPCSQPRAPGHEYGGHSSHVTSVAFLHDDSRLISTGGKDASILQWLVA; from the exons ATGAAGAAATCAAGCAG TAAATCCAAAGAATGCGCATATAATGCAG AGGACGGCTACGTGAGGATGTTCCTGCGCGGACGTCCTGTCACCATGCATGTGCCCGACCAGCTAAGAGAGAGCTACAGCTTGGACCACAAGGTGGCGCTACCTGACCACAAGCTCAAACTGGAATGGGT CTACGGCTACCGTGGGCGTGATTGTCGCTCCAATTTGTACCTTCTGCCTACTGGGGAGATTGTCTATTTCAACGCCTCCGTGGTGGTCCTGTACAATACCGACGAACAGCAGCAGAGACACTACTTGGGGCACAATGACGATGTCAAGTG CTTGAGTGTGCATCCTGACATGGTTACCATAGCAACGGGACAAGTGGCAGGAAATACTAAAGATGGAAAG CTGCTAGCGCCCCACGTCCGGGTGTGGGACTCAGTAAGCCTGAACACTCTCCACGTGCTGGGTGTTGGTGTCTTCGACCGAGCAGTAACCTGTGTGTCATTCTCCAAATCA AATGGTGGCAGCTTCCTGTGTGCTGTCGATGATGCCAACGACCACATCCTGTCTGTGTGGAACTGGCAGAAGGAGAAGCAACTCGCTGACGTCAAG TGCTCTAACGACTCGGTGCTAGCGGCCATCTTCCACCCCATGGACGCTAACCTGATAGTCACCTGCGGAAAATCACACATCAACTTCTGGAGCTTGGAGGGAAACACGCTGGCCAAGAAGCAAGGACTCTTTGAG AAACATGAGAAACCGAAATACGTGTTGTGCGTGGCGTTTGCCGAGAACGGAGATGCCATCACCGGAGACTCCAGTGGAAACATCTACGTTTGGGCCAAAG GTGGGAATCGCATCAGCCAGGTCTTGCCGGGGGCCCACGAAGGCGGTATCTTCTCCATCTGTGTCCTGAAAGACGGCACCATGGTGTCTGGAGGAGGGAAGGACCGCAAGGTGGCGCTGTGGGATCGGGACTATCGCAAGCAAGCGGACATGGAG GTGGGTGACCCGTTTGGTCCAGTTCGGGCCATCACAGAAGGCAAAGGAGGTGAACTCTTCATCGGCACCACCAAGAACGCAATTCTCAAAGCGGCCTTCCCTGACACACTGACACCCATCGTACAG GGTCACACGGACGAGCTTTGGGGTCTGGCTGTGCATTCGAATCTGGATCAGTTTGCCACCTGCTGTCAGGATAAACAAGTTCACCTGTGGGACACAAACTCCCACCAGCCCATCTGGACCAAGAGCATTGAG GATCCTGCAAGGTGTGCGTGTTTTCATCCCAACGGTGAAGTTCTGGCTGTAGGCACCATGACTGGAAG ATGGTTAGTGTTGGACACAGACACTCGTGATCTTGTGTCTATGCACACAGACGGCAATGAGATCATTTCCAACGTCAAATATTCTCCAG ACGGCAACTTCCTGGCGGTGTCCTCCCACGACAACTTTGTTTACATCTACGCCGTGACAGAGAACGGACGCAAGTACAACCGCACAGGAAAATGTACT GGTCACTCCAGCTTCGTGACCCACGTGGACTGGTCCTCTGACAGTCACTACCTGGTCACCAACTCAGGAGACTATGAGATCCTCTTTT GGGAGGCACCCAGCGGCAAACACGTGACCAACATGGACACCGTACGAAACCTCACGTGGGCCACATCCACCTGCACGCTGAGCTTCAACACCTTTG GAATTTGGCCAGACGGCGCAGATGGCACAGACATCAACGGCGTGTGCCGGTCACACGACGACTCCCTGCTGGCATCGGCTGACGATTTTGGCAAAGTGCATTTGCTCTCGTTCCCGTGCTCCCAACCCAGG GCCCCAGGCCACGAATATGGTGGCCACAGCAGTCACGTGACCAGCGTAGCCTTCCTGCACGATGACAGCCGCCTCATCTCCACTGGAGGAAAAGACGCCAGCATCCTCCAGTGGCTGGTCGCTTAG
- the gpr4 gene encoding G-protein coupled receptor 4: MNHAHSHTLTTMCNISFCNVDSKVDQYFQPTLYIIVMVLGLPTNCLALWAALMQVRQHNELGVYLINLSVADLLYIGTLPLWIDYFLQRDDWIHGQESCKLFGFIFYTNIYVSIAFLCCISLDRYLAVAYPLRFVKVRRVKTAILVSATVWLMEIIANSAPLFHDELFQGRFNHTFCFEKYPMQDWVAGMNLYRIFLGFLAPWAAMLVAYRGILAAVRCNVSTEQQEKAKIQRLALSLILIVLFCFGPYHVLLLVRSVMFLRRPCDCGSEERLFPAYHVTLALTSLNCVADPILYCFVNEGARHDVGRALSALMSVACRRGSFMPSQADVLNGASVTLETPLAAKKQPCGYADGGQAAGYKSEVVALKEECLQMSILAGRH, from the exons ATGAatcacgcacactcacacacattgaCGACAATGTGCAACATCTCCTTCTGTAATGTGGACAGCAAGGTGGATCAGTACTTCCAGCCCACGCTCTACATCATCGTCATGGTGCTGGGCCTGCCCACCAACTGCTTGGCCTTGTGGGCCGCCCTCATGCAG GTGCGGCAACACAACGAGCTGGGCGTGTACCTGATTAATCTGTCCGTGGCGGACCTGCTGTACATCGGCACGCTGCCGCTGTGGATCGACTACTTCCTACAGCGCGACGATTGGATCCACGGCCAGGAGAGCTGCAAACTCTTTGGCTTTATCTTCTACACCAACATCTACGTCAGCATCGCTTTCCTCTGCTGCATCTCGCTGGACCGCTACCTGGCGGTGGCTTACCCACTACGGTTTGTCAAGGTGCGACGTGTCAAGACAG CAATCCTGGTCAGCGCCACCGTGTGGCTCATGGAAATCATAGCCAACTCGGCGCCTCTCTTCCACGACGAGCTCTTCCAGGGCCGCTTCAACCACACCTTCTGCTTCGAAAAGTACCCCATGCAGGACTGGGTGGCGGGCATGAACCTGTACCGGATCTTCTTGGGCTTCCTGGCTCCGTGGGCCGCCATGCTGGTGGCCTACCGCGGCATCCTGGCCGCCGTGCGTTGCAACGTCTCCACCGAACAGCAGGAGAAAGCCAAGATCCAGCGGCTGGCGCTGAGTCTGATTCTAATCGTGTTGTTCTGCTTCGGGCCGTACCACGTCCTCCTGCTGGTGCGGAGCGTGATGTTTCTTCGGAGGCCGTGCGACTGCGGTTCGGAGGAACGCTTATTCCCCGCCTACCACGTCACGCTGGCTCTCACCAGCCTCAACTGTGTCGCCGACCCCATTTTGTACTGCTTCGTCAACGAGGGCGCCAGGCACGACGTGGGCCGAGCTCTTTCCGCTCTGATGTCGGTGGCGTGCCGCAGGGGTTCCTTCATGCCGTCGCAGGCCGACGTGCTCAACGGCGCCTCCGTCACCTTGGAAACGCCCCTGGCGGCCAAGAAGCAGCCGTGCGGCTACGCCGACGGCGGACAGGCCGCCGGATATAAAAGTGAAGTGGTGGCGCTCAAGGAGGAATGTCTGCAGATGAGCATACTCGCGGGCAGACACTGA
- the eml2 gene encoding echinoderm microtubule-associated protein-like 2 isoform X1 — MDGKRGSDKRKMMSSCGSLYDSNNLLMQYCNNDDTMSAASNMEMEDRVSHLEQRLQLQEDDIQLLKAALADALRRLGCCEEKSLASQPGGVHATGRRSMPGTAPPAKVRQLLQALPSKPLSNGYVQHKRLLSSPSSPKKDVLNSIKRKSMSTERLTLARREVAAAESRSRTTSSSSSTGGKSKSKECAYNAEDGYVRMFLRGRPVTMHVPDQLRESYSLDHKVALPDHKLKLEWVYGYRGRDCRSNLYLLPTGEIVYFNASVVVLYNTDEQQQRHYLGHNDDVKCLSVHPDMVTIATGQVAGNTKDGKLLAPHVRVWDSVSLNTLHVLGVGVFDRAVTCVSFSKSNGGSFLCAVDDANDHILSVWNWQKEKQLADVKCSNDSVLAAIFHPMDANLIVTCGKSHINFWSLEGNTLAKKQGLFEKHEKPKYVLCVAFAENGDAITGDSSGNIYVWAKGGNRISQVLPGAHEGGIFSICVLKDGTMVSGGGKDRKVALWDRDYRKQADMEVGDPFGPVRAITEGKGGELFIGTTKNAILKAAFPDTLTPIVQGHTDELWGLAVHSNLDQFATCCQDKQVHLWDTNSHQPIWTKSIEDPARCACFHPNGEVLAVGTMTGRWLVLDTDTRDLVSMHTDGNEIISNVKYSPDGNFLAVSSHDNFVYIYAVTENGRKYNRTGKCTGHSSFVTHVDWSSDSHYLVTNSGDYEILFWEAPSGKHVTNMDTVRNLTWATSTCTLSFNTFGIWPDGADGTDINGVCRSHDDSLLASADDFGKVHLLSFPCSQPRAPGHEYGGHSSHVTSVAFLHDDSRLISTGGKDASILQWLVA, encoded by the exons ATGGACGGAAAAAGAGGATCGGATAAGAGGAAGATGATGTCTTCGTGCGGGAGCTTGTACGACAGCAACAACCTGCTTATGCAGTACTGCAACAACG ATGATACCATGTCGGCAGCCAGCAACATGGAGATGGAGGACCGCGTGTCCCACCTTGAGCAGCGGCTTCAGCTTCAGGAGGACGACATCCAGCTTCTGAAAGCGGCTCTGGCCGACGCCCTGCGTCGTCTCGGCTGCTGCGAGGAGAAGAGTCTGGCCTCGCAGCCGGGAGGTGTCcacgccaccgggaggcggtctATGCCCGGCACGGCCCCGCCCGCCAAGG TTCGTCAGCTCCTTCAGGCTCTTCCTTCCAAGCCGCTGAGCAACGGATACGTACAACACAAACGCCTTCTCTCATCGCCGTCCTCGcccaagaaggacgtgctgaacTCCATCAAGCG GAAGAGCATGTCGACAGAGCGCCTCACGCTGGCCAGGAGGGAAGTGGCAGCGGCCGAGAGTAGAAGTCGAACAACTTCATCCAGTAGTTCTACAGGCGGAAAAAG TAAATCCAAAGAATGCGCATATAATGCAG AGGACGGCTACGTGAGGATGTTCCTGCGCGGACGTCCTGTCACCATGCATGTGCCCGACCAGCTAAGAGAGAGCTACAGCTTGGACCACAAGGTGGCGCTACCTGACCACAAGCTCAAACTGGAATGGGT CTACGGCTACCGTGGGCGTGATTGTCGCTCCAATTTGTACCTTCTGCCTACTGGGGAGATTGTCTATTTCAACGCCTCCGTGGTGGTCCTGTACAATACCGACGAACAGCAGCAGAGACACTACTTGGGGCACAATGACGATGTCAAGTG CTTGAGTGTGCATCCTGACATGGTTACCATAGCAACGGGACAAGTGGCAGGAAATACTAAAGATGGAAAG CTGCTAGCGCCCCACGTCCGGGTGTGGGACTCAGTAAGCCTGAACACTCTCCACGTGCTGGGTGTTGGTGTCTTCGACCGAGCAGTAACCTGTGTGTCATTCTCCAAATCA AATGGTGGCAGCTTCCTGTGTGCTGTCGATGATGCCAACGACCACATCCTGTCTGTGTGGAACTGGCAGAAGGAGAAGCAACTCGCTGACGTCAAG TGCTCTAACGACTCGGTGCTAGCGGCCATCTTCCACCCCATGGACGCTAACCTGATAGTCACCTGCGGAAAATCACACATCAACTTCTGGAGCTTGGAGGGAAACACGCTGGCCAAGAAGCAAGGACTCTTTGAG AAACATGAGAAACCGAAATACGTGTTGTGCGTGGCGTTTGCCGAGAACGGAGATGCCATCACCGGAGACTCCAGTGGAAACATCTACGTTTGGGCCAAAG GTGGGAATCGCATCAGCCAGGTCTTGCCGGGGGCCCACGAAGGCGGTATCTTCTCCATCTGTGTCCTGAAAGACGGCACCATGGTGTCTGGAGGAGGGAAGGACCGCAAGGTGGCGCTGTGGGATCGGGACTATCGCAAGCAAGCGGACATGGAG GTGGGTGACCCGTTTGGTCCAGTTCGGGCCATCACAGAAGGCAAAGGAGGTGAACTCTTCATCGGCACCACCAAGAACGCAATTCTCAAAGCGGCCTTCCCTGACACACTGACACCCATCGTACAG GGTCACACGGACGAGCTTTGGGGTCTGGCTGTGCATTCGAATCTGGATCAGTTTGCCACCTGCTGTCAGGATAAACAAGTTCACCTGTGGGACACAAACTCCCACCAGCCCATCTGGACCAAGAGCATTGAG GATCCTGCAAGGTGTGCGTGTTTTCATCCCAACGGTGAAGTTCTGGCTGTAGGCACCATGACTGGAAG ATGGTTAGTGTTGGACACAGACACTCGTGATCTTGTGTCTATGCACACAGACGGCAATGAGATCATTTCCAACGTCAAATATTCTCCAG ACGGCAACTTCCTGGCGGTGTCCTCCCACGACAACTTTGTTTACATCTACGCCGTGACAGAGAACGGACGCAAGTACAACCGCACAGGAAAATGTACT GGTCACTCCAGCTTCGTGACCCACGTGGACTGGTCCTCTGACAGTCACTACCTGGTCACCAACTCAGGAGACTATGAGATCCTCTTTT GGGAGGCACCCAGCGGCAAACACGTGACCAACATGGACACCGTACGAAACCTCACGTGGGCCACATCCACCTGCACGCTGAGCTTCAACACCTTTG GAATTTGGCCAGACGGCGCAGATGGCACAGACATCAACGGCGTGTGCCGGTCACACGACGACTCCCTGCTGGCATCGGCTGACGATTTTGGCAAAGTGCATTTGCTCTCGTTCCCGTGCTCCCAACCCAGG GCCCCAGGCCACGAATATGGTGGCCACAGCAGTCACGTGACCAGCGTAGCCTTCCTGCACGATGACAGCCGCCTCATCTCCACTGGAGGAAAAGACGCCAGCATCCTCCAGTGGCTGGTCGCTTAG